A region from the Nocardioides exalbidus genome encodes:
- a CDS encoding ABC transporter ATP-binding protein, which translates to MTEAMISARGLRKSFGDFEAVKGIDVEVRKGEAFGFLGPNGAGKSSTMRMIASVSPVSGGELRILGMDPATDGPAIRGRLGVCPQEDTLDNELNVFDNLYIYGRYFGIDRATCRERARELLEFAQITDKAKAKVEDLSGGMKRRLTIARSLINNPDVLLLDEPTTGLDPQARHVLWDQLFRLKQAGVTLVITTHYMDEAEQLCDRLVVMDKGLIAAEGSPRELIDAHSTREVAELRFGVGEHEALAEKVEDLGERVEVLPDRLLVYSDHGEEVLTAVHDRGLTPIATLVRRSTLEDVFLRLTGRSLAD; encoded by the coding sequence GTGACGGAAGCGATGATCTCGGCTCGCGGACTGCGCAAGTCCTTCGGTGACTTCGAGGCGGTCAAGGGGATCGACGTCGAGGTCCGCAAGGGCGAGGCCTTCGGGTTCCTCGGTCCCAACGGCGCCGGCAAGTCCTCCACGATGCGGATGATCGCCTCGGTCAGCCCGGTCTCGGGCGGCGAGCTGCGGATCCTCGGCATGGACCCGGCCACCGACGGCCCCGCGATCCGTGGACGGCTCGGCGTGTGCCCGCAGGAGGACACGCTCGACAACGAGCTCAACGTCTTCGACAACCTCTACATCTACGGCCGCTACTTCGGCATCGACCGTGCGACCTGCCGCGAGCGCGCGCGTGAGCTCCTCGAGTTCGCCCAGATCACCGACAAGGCGAAGGCCAAGGTCGAGGACCTCTCCGGCGGCATGAAGCGTCGCCTGACGATCGCTCGCAGCCTGATCAACAACCCCGACGTCCTCCTGCTCGACGAGCCCACCACCGGTCTCGACCCGCAGGCGCGCCACGTCCTGTGGGACCAGCTCTTCCGGCTCAAGCAGGCCGGCGTCACCCTCGTCATCACCACCCACTACATGGACGAGGCCGAGCAGCTCTGCGACCGGCTCGTCGTGATGGACAAGGGCCTGATCGCCGCCGAGGGCTCGCCCCGCGAGCTCATCGATGCCCACTCGACCCGCGAGGTGGCCGAGCTGCGCTTCGGCGTCGGCGAGCACGAGGCGCTGGCCGAGAAGGTCGAGGACCTCGGCGAGCGCGTCGAGGTGCTGCCCGACCGGCTGCTCGTCTACAGCGACCACGGCGAGGAGGTGCTGACGGCCGTCCACGACCGGGGGCTCACGCCGATCGCCACGCTCGTGCGACGCTCGACCCTCGAGGACGTCTTCCTGCGCCTCACCGGCCGGAGCCTGGCGGACTGA
- a CDS encoding ABC transporter permease — MATQTRPAGTLTPWQGFARQYDYWLTVYKRTWRGGVISSFATPLFYVLAMGVLLGGFIDADPDTLEGATSYLAFIVPGLVAAHAMTIAVSESTYPVMGAIKWHKTFFAQLATPLAVRDLVNAFVGFVVFRVATACGVFMLVLAPFGVFETWWGPVVAWLAQVLVGTAFSLLAFGYSARLKSEEGFGVLFRLGVLPLTLFSGAFFPISNLGPVLEWVARLTPLWHGVSLSRMFCLDTVDWPLAAVNLAVLLALCVLGWFWSVRGLDKRLEV, encoded by the coding sequence ATGGCGACCCAGACCCGGCCTGCCGGGACGCTGACACCGTGGCAGGGCTTCGCCCGGCAGTACGACTACTGGCTGACCGTCTACAAGCGCACCTGGCGCGGGGGAGTGATCAGCTCCTTCGCCACACCGCTGTTCTACGTCCTCGCGATGGGCGTGCTGCTCGGCGGCTTCATCGACGCCGACCCCGACACGCTCGAGGGAGCGACCTCCTACCTCGCCTTCATCGTCCCCGGCCTGGTCGCCGCGCACGCGATGACGATCGCGGTCAGCGAGTCGACGTACCCCGTGATGGGTGCCATCAAGTGGCACAAGACCTTCTTCGCCCAGCTCGCGACGCCGCTGGCCGTGCGCGACCTGGTCAACGCGTTCGTCGGGTTCGTCGTCTTCCGCGTCGCCACGGCGTGCGGCGTGTTCATGCTCGTGCTCGCGCCCTTCGGCGTCTTCGAGACCTGGTGGGGGCCGGTCGTGGCGTGGCTCGCACAGGTGCTGGTCGGCACGGCCTTCTCGCTCCTCGCCTTCGGCTACTCGGCCCGGCTGAAGTCGGAGGAGGGGTTCGGCGTGCTGTTCCGCCTCGGCGTCCTGCCGCTGACGTTGTTCTCCGGAGCGTTCTTCCCGATCTCCAACCTGGGTCCGGTCCTCGAGTGGGTGGCGCGGCTGACCCCGCTGTGGCACGGCGTCTCGCTGTCGCGGATGTTCTGCCTCGACACGGTCGACTGGCCGCTCGCGGCGGTCAACCTCGCCGTGCTGCTGGCCCTGTGCGTGCTCGGGTGGTTCTGGTCGGTCCGCGGCCTCGACAAGCGGCTGGAGGTCTGA
- a CDS encoding ABC transporter permease: protein MAALVPGVIPAPLTPAHAARLLVLRNFIVYKSAWKLFLTGFLEPVLYLFSIGIGVGQLIDSFEFHGEQVPYAAFVAPAMLATSAFNGALLDSTFNVFFKLKYEKLYDQMLATPLTTGDIARGEIAWGLIRGSVYSAAFLLVMLAMGLVDSWWAVLALPAAILIAFAFSAVCMALTTWMTSWQDFDKITLAQMPLFLFSATFFPVEAFGSSVLRWVVEATPLYRGVVLCRELTTGVVTWESAVSVVYLVAMGVAGLLVVRRRLDRLLLT, encoded by the coding sequence GTGGCCGCGCTCGTCCCGGGGGTCATCCCCGCACCACTCACCCCGGCGCACGCCGCCCGGCTGCTCGTGCTGCGCAACTTCATCGTCTACAAGTCGGCGTGGAAGCTCTTCCTCACCGGCTTCCTCGAGCCCGTGCTGTACCTCTTCTCGATCGGCATCGGCGTCGGCCAGCTCATCGACAGCTTCGAGTTCCACGGGGAGCAGGTGCCCTACGCCGCCTTCGTGGCGCCGGCGATGCTCGCCACGTCGGCCTTCAACGGCGCTCTCCTCGACTCGACCTTCAACGTCTTCTTCAAGCTGAAGTACGAGAAGCTCTACGACCAGATGCTCGCCACGCCGCTCACCACCGGCGACATCGCGCGTGGCGAGATCGCGTGGGGGCTGATCCGCGGGTCGGTGTACTCCGCCGCGTTCCTCCTGGTGATGCTTGCGATGGGGCTGGTCGACTCGTGGTGGGCCGTGCTGGCACTGCCGGCGGCGATCCTCATCGCGTTCGCCTTCTCGGCCGTCTGCATGGCGCTGACCACCTGGATGACGTCGTGGCAGGACTTCGACAAGATCACGCTCGCCCAGATGCCGCTGTTCCTCTTCTCCGCAACCTTCTTCCCCGTCGAGGCGTTCGGCAGCAGCGTCCTGCGGTGGGTCGTCGAGGCCACCCCGCTCTACCGCGGCGTCGTGCTCTGCCGCGAGCTCACGACCGGCGTGGTCACCTGGGAGTCGGCGGTCTCGGTCGTCTACCTCGTGGCGATGGGTGTCGCCGGCCTGCTCGTCGTACGCCGTCGCCTGGACCGGCTGCTGCTCACCTGA
- a CDS encoding AMP-binding protein has translation MGSYAQGETTPALLEETIGANLERTVAAYADREALVECSSGRRWTWAELDREVDRLARGLVGAGIAKGDRVGIWGPNSAEWTLVQLATAKVGAILVNVNPSYRTHEFSYVANQSGMRLLVAATSFRTSDYRGMVEQTAGDTTALERVVHLDEEASWGGLLADGEGVGDDDLRTRSASLEPTDPINIQYTSGTTGFPKGATLSHRNILNNGYLVGEVCRYTAEDRVCIPVPFYHCFGMVMGNLACTSHGATMVIPAPGFDPALTLKATAEERCTSLYGVPTMFIAEWALPDLASYDLSSVRTGIMAGSPCPEEMMKKLIDAGIDEMTICYGMTETSPVSTQTHTDDSLERKVGTVGRVTPHLEVKVVDPVTGDTVPRGEAGEFCTRGYSVMVGYWEDPEKTAEAVDPDGWMHTGDLGVMDDDGYVRITGRIKDMVIRGGENIYPREIEEFLYTHPDIEDVQVVGVPDAKYGEELCAWLRMRAGTTPLDAEAVREFASGRLAHYKIPRYVMVVEEFPMTVTGKVRKVEMREVSAQELGLG, from the coding sequence ATGGGCTCCTACGCACAGGGCGAGACCACTCCGGCGCTGCTGGAGGAGACGATCGGCGCCAACCTGGAGCGCACCGTGGCGGCGTACGCCGACCGCGAGGCGCTGGTGGAGTGCAGCAGCGGGCGCCGCTGGACCTGGGCCGAGCTCGACCGTGAGGTCGACCGGCTCGCGCGCGGACTGGTCGGCGCGGGCATCGCGAAGGGCGACCGGGTCGGCATCTGGGGGCCCAACAGCGCCGAGTGGACGCTGGTGCAGCTCGCGACGGCGAAGGTCGGTGCGATCCTGGTCAACGTCAACCCGTCCTACCGGACGCACGAGTTCTCCTACGTGGCCAACCAGAGCGGCATGCGGCTGCTCGTCGCCGCGACGTCGTTCAGGACGAGCGACTACCGCGGGATGGTCGAGCAGACGGCCGGCGACACGACGGCGCTGGAGCGGGTCGTCCACCTCGACGAGGAGGCGAGCTGGGGCGGCCTCCTCGCCGACGGTGAGGGCGTCGGTGACGACGACCTGCGGACGCGTTCGGCCTCGCTCGAGCCGACCGACCCGATCAACATCCAGTACACCTCCGGCACGACCGGCTTCCCCAAGGGCGCGACGCTCAGCCACCGCAACATCCTCAACAACGGCTACCTCGTCGGCGAGGTCTGCCGCTACACCGCCGAGGACCGGGTCTGCATCCCGGTGCCCTTCTACCACTGCTTCGGCATGGTCATGGGCAACCTCGCGTGCACCTCGCACGGCGCCACGATGGTGATCCCGGCGCCGGGCTTCGACCCGGCCCTGACGCTGAAGGCGACGGCGGAGGAGCGGTGCACGTCGCTCTACGGCGTGCCGACGATGTTCATCGCCGAGTGGGCGCTGCCCGACCTGGCGTCCTACGACCTCTCCTCCGTGCGCACCGGGATCATGGCCGGCTCGCCGTGCCCCGAGGAGATGATGAAGAAGCTCATCGACGCGGGGATCGACGAGATGACGATCTGCTACGGCATGACCGAGACGTCACCGGTCTCCACGCAGACCCACACCGACGACTCGCTCGAGCGCAAGGTCGGCACCGTCGGGCGGGTCACGCCGCACCTCGAGGTCAAGGTCGTCGACCCGGTCACCGGCGACACCGTCCCCCGGGGCGAGGCGGGGGAGTTCTGCACCCGCGGCTACTCGGTGATGGTCGGCTACTGGGAGGACCCGGAGAAGACCGCCGAGGCCGTCGACCCGGACGGCTGGATGCACACCGGCGACCTCGGCGTGATGGACGACGACGGCTACGTCCGGATCACCGGCCGCATCAAGGACATGGTCATCCGCGGCGGCGAGAACATCTACCCGCGCGAGATCGAGGAGTTCCTCTACACCCACCCCGACATCGAGGACGTGCAGGTCGTCGGCGTCCCGGACGCGAAGTACGGCGAGGAGCTGTGCGCGTGGCTGCGGATGCGCGCCGGTACGACGCCGCTCGACGCCGAGGCCGTCCGCGAGTTCGCGTCCGGCAGGCTGGCCCACTACAAGATCCCGCGCTACGTGATGGTCGTCGAGGAGTTCCCGATGACGGTGACCGGCAAGGTCCGCAAGGTCGAGATGCGCGAGGTGTCGGCGCAGGAGCTCGGGCTCGGCTGA
- a CDS encoding YihY/virulence factor BrkB family protein, which yields MTTASTVPVTTEMDGDELDAEDAWHLVRRHGVRRILLESAVRFRYGDGFTNSRALALQTCLAVVPFLLAVMGLASDIDDERPARVVARTVNAISPASGGNDAVAQAVSSGSEGAGELALVLGLALALVSMTTAMAQVERGGNRIYGIRRDRPALAKYGRAAVFTALLAGPVGLGFLALVGGGAFGDAMVTEYGWTEGAHHTWDVARWPLGLVALVVAIAVLFDHAPRRRQPALSWLALGATLTVVGSMVAAAALAAYVNLSGSFTSTYGPLAGVFALLLWSLLSSISLFYGLAVCAQLESIRAGDDAPADDDPGRPHARVVSG from the coding sequence ATGACCACCGCCAGCACCGTCCCGGTGACCACGGAGATGGACGGCGACGAGCTCGACGCCGAGGACGCCTGGCACCTGGTCCGCCGGCACGGCGTGCGGCGGATCCTGCTCGAGTCGGCGGTGCGCTTCCGCTACGGGGACGGCTTCACCAACAGCCGGGCGCTGGCCCTGCAGACCTGCCTGGCCGTGGTGCCCTTCCTCCTCGCCGTGATGGGCCTCGCCTCGGACATCGACGACGAGCGCCCGGCCCGGGTCGTGGCGAGGACCGTCAACGCCATCTCCCCCGCCTCCGGCGGCAACGACGCCGTCGCCCAGGCCGTCAGCAGCGGTTCCGAGGGTGCGGGCGAGCTCGCGCTGGTCCTCGGCCTCGCGCTCGCCCTCGTGTCGATGACCACCGCGATGGCCCAGGTCGAGCGCGGCGGCAACCGCATCTACGGCATCCGTCGCGACCGCCCGGCGCTCGCGAAGTACGGCCGGGCCGCCGTGTTCACGGCGCTCCTGGCCGGCCCGGTCGGCCTGGGTTTCCTCGCCCTGGTGGGCGGCGGGGCGTTCGGGGACGCGATGGTCACGGAGTACGGCTGGACCGAGGGGGCGCACCACACGTGGGACGTGGCGCGCTGGCCGCTGGGCCTGGTCGCCCTCGTCGTGGCGATCGCGGTCCTGTTCGACCACGCACCGCGACGCCGCCAGCCGGCCCTGTCGTGGCTGGCCCTCGGCGCGACCCTCACGGTCGTCGGCAGCATGGTCGCCGCCGCCGCGCTGGCGGCGTACGTCAACCTGAGCGGCTCCTTCACCAGCACCTACGGGCCGCTGGCCGGCGTGTTCGCGCTGCTGCTGTGGAGCCTGCTCTCCTCGATCTCGCTCTTCTACGGCCTGGCCGTGTGTGCGCAGCTGGAGTCGATCCGGGCCGGCGACGACGCGCCCGCCGACGACGACCCGGGGCGTCCGCACGCCCGGGTCGTGAGCGGTTGA
- a CDS encoding GNAT family N-acetyltransferase, with product MDIRRALPADLPAVSDIYAREAREGHATFDHEPRPRQFWEDKLAGPDHFLVAEHDGEVAGYSTSSSYRPKPAYVHTRETTVYVAPGHQGLGTGRRMYEALLALLRADGVHVVVAGVALPNPGSQGLHEACGFRQVGVMREVGRKFDRWIDLAWYELVLD from the coding sequence ATGGACATCCGCCGCGCACTTCCCGCCGACCTCCCGGCTGTGTCCGACATCTACGCGCGCGAGGCGCGCGAGGGCCACGCGACCTTCGACCACGAGCCTCGGCCCCGTCAGTTCTGGGAGGACAAGCTCGCCGGACCCGACCACTTCCTCGTCGCCGAGCACGACGGCGAGGTGGCCGGCTACTCCACGTCGTCGTCCTACCGGCCGAAGCCGGCGTACGTCCACACGCGGGAGACCACGGTCTACGTCGCGCCCGGGCACCAGGGCCTCGGCACCGGTCGACGGATGTACGAGGCCCTGCTGGCGCTGCTGCGCGCCGACGGGGTCCACGTCGTGGTGGCCGGCGTCGCCCTCCCCAACCCGGGGAGCCAGGGCCTGCACGAGGCGTGCGGGTTCCGGCAGGTCGGCGTGATGAGGGAGGTCGGTCGCAAGTTCGACCGCTGGATCGACCTCGCGTGGTACGAGCTGGTCCTGGACTGA
- a CDS encoding DinB family protein: MSTASDGVVPDTKDWTWVLERPCPECGFDPAAQAIGDLPALVHDTAMTWSEVLARPSVRQRPAPGVWSDLEYGCHVRDVHRLFAQRLRLMLDEDVPTFANWDQDATALESDYPSQDPAAVAVELIEAAGTVAGTYATVTEATRGRRGLRSNGSEFTVETLGTYHLHDVVHHLHDVHAGQAWTRS; encoded by the coding sequence ATGAGCACCGCTTCGGACGGGGTGGTCCCCGACACCAAGGACTGGACCTGGGTCCTCGAGCGGCCGTGCCCGGAGTGCGGCTTCGACCCGGCGGCCCAGGCGATCGGCGACCTGCCGGCGCTGGTCCACGACACCGCGATGACGTGGTCGGAGGTGCTCGCCCGTCCGTCCGTGCGCCAGCGGCCGGCGCCCGGGGTGTGGTCCGACCTGGAGTACGGCTGCCACGTCCGCGACGTGCACCGGCTCTTCGCCCAGCGGCTCCGGCTGATGCTCGACGAGGACGTGCCGACCTTCGCCAACTGGGACCAGGACGCGACCGCGCTCGAGAGCGACTACCCCTCCCAGGACCCGGCGGCCGTGGCCGTCGAGCTCATCGAGGCGGCCGGCACCGTCGCCGGTACCTACGCGACCGTCACGGAGGCGACCAGGGGACGGCGCGGCCTGCGGTCCAACGGCAGCGAGTTCACCGTCGAGACGCTCGGGACCTACCACCTGCACGACGTCGTCCACCACCTCCACGACGTGCACGCGGGGCAGGCGTGGACGAGGTCGTGA
- a CDS encoding class I SAM-dependent methyltransferase, whose amino-acid sequence MNETVRAYDLDAVAYADASPAVTAALRAEVAGLAARLGGGARVLEIGSGGGRDALLLEELGLAVRRTDITPGFVALLREQGHEADLLDPLVDDVSSPEGPYDAVWANASLLHVARADLPTVLARLAAVTRPGGLLQMSVKEGDGDGWSTHGSVRNPRHFTYWRAGPLGAAASGAGWDDVHVWSSTGRERQEAWLGVSAVRGTVAP is encoded by the coding sequence GTGAACGAGACCGTCCGCGCCTACGACCTCGACGCGGTGGCGTACGCCGATGCCTCACCCGCCGTGACGGCTGCGCTGCGCGCCGAGGTCGCGGGGCTCGCGGCGCGGCTGGGCGGGGGCGCACGGGTGCTGGAGATCGGGTCCGGCGGAGGCCGTGACGCGCTGCTGCTCGAGGAGCTCGGCCTCGCGGTCCGGCGGACCGACATCACGCCCGGCTTCGTCGCCCTGCTGCGCGAGCAGGGGCACGAGGCCGACCTGCTCGACCCCCTGGTCGACGACGTCTCCTCGCCGGAGGGGCCGTACGACGCGGTCTGGGCCAACGCGTCGCTGCTCCACGTCGCGCGCGCCGACCTCCCGACGGTGCTGGCCCGGCTGGCAGCGGTGACCCGGCCCGGCGGCCTGCTGCAGATGTCGGTCAAGGAGGGCGACGGCGACGGCTGGTCGACCCACGGGTCGGTCCGCAACCCGCGCCACTTCACGTACTGGCGGGCGGGGCCGCTGGGCGCGGCCGCGTCGGGTGCCGGCTGGGACGACGTCCACGTCTGGTCCTCGACCGGACGGGAGCGGCAGGAGGCATGGCTCGGGGTGTCGGCGGTCCGTGGCACGGTTGCGCCATGA
- a CDS encoding DUF3046 domain-containing protein, which yields MRHTEFWARLDHALGKAYSRTWAELTVVRDLDGRTTKEALDAGVPPKQVWAAVWRQLELPESER from the coding sequence ATGAGGCACACCGAGTTCTGGGCCCGGCTCGACCACGCCCTGGGCAAGGCCTACTCCCGCACCTGGGCCGAGCTCACCGTCGTGCGCGACCTCGACGGCCGGACGACCAAGGAGGCCCTCGACGCGGGGGTGCCGCCCAAGCAGGTCTGGGCCGCGGTGTGGCGTCAGCTCGAGCTGCCCGAGTCCGAGCGATGA
- a CDS encoding MFS transporter, whose product MTVRAGVDLALVQRRTVRTLVVSQAIGAVGVTIGVTTASLLARDISGSETMAGLAQTFQVLGTAAAAYALARVMRRHGRRVGLVTGYLLGSSGAVLAVVAGVVDSMLVLLIGAVLLGATTAVNNGSRYAATDLATEEHRARALSVVVWATTIGAVVGPNLVGVGGATARRLGIPELTGGFAIGSVVLVLAAGWVWFRLRPDPLLLAQETAGLTPSSTSGPDGERSWVRFVEVVREVPAVGFAVAAMACAHAAMVTVMIMTPLHMEHGGAHLEVIGLVFSIHVLGMFAFAPVVGWATDRFGRSAVLVTGGVVLMVSLALCGSSPQGSSWEILVGLFLLGLGWSCATVAASTVVADRTPIASRTDVQGTSDMAMSLTAAGGGALAGVIVGGPGYGALALFGSLLAAVVVVAGRLTRVSQSSSNTCSG is encoded by the coding sequence ATGACGGTGCGGGCGGGCGTCGACCTCGCGCTCGTCCAGCGCCGCACGGTCCGCACGCTCGTCGTCTCGCAGGCGATCGGCGCCGTCGGCGTCACCATCGGCGTGACCACCGCGTCGCTGCTGGCCCGCGACATCTCCGGCAGCGAGACGATGGCCGGGCTCGCGCAGACCTTCCAGGTCCTCGGCACCGCTGCGGCGGCGTACGCCCTCGCCCGGGTGATGCGTCGCCACGGGCGTCGGGTCGGCCTGGTCACCGGCTACCTCCTCGGGTCGTCGGGTGCCGTGCTGGCCGTGGTGGCCGGCGTCGTCGACTCGATGCTCGTGCTGCTCATCGGTGCCGTGCTGCTCGGTGCGACCACGGCCGTCAACAACGGCTCGCGCTACGCCGCCACCGACCTCGCCACCGAGGAGCACCGTGCCCGGGCGCTGTCGGTCGTGGTGTGGGCGACCACGATCGGAGCCGTGGTCGGCCCCAACCTCGTCGGTGTGGGCGGCGCCACCGCCCGGCGGCTCGGCATCCCCGAGCTCACCGGCGGCTTCGCGATCGGGTCCGTCGTCCTCGTGCTCGCCGCGGGGTGGGTGTGGTTCCGGCTGCGACCCGACCCGCTGCTGCTCGCGCAGGAGACCGCCGGGCTGACGCCGTCGTCGACCTCGGGGCCGGACGGCGAGCGCTCGTGGGTCCGGTTCGTCGAGGTCGTCCGGGAGGTGCCCGCCGTCGGCTTCGCGGTGGCGGCGATGGCGTGCGCCCACGCGGCGATGGTGACGGTGATGATCATGACCCCGCTCCACATGGAGCACGGCGGCGCGCACCTCGAGGTGATCGGCCTGGTGTTCTCGATCCACGTGCTCGGCATGTTCGCCTTCGCGCCGGTCGTCGGCTGGGCGACGGACCGGTTCGGCCGTTCGGCGGTGCTGGTGACCGGGGGAGTGGTGCTGATGGTGTCGCTCGCCCTGTGCGGGTCGTCGCCGCAGGGCTCGTCGTGGGAGATCCTCGTGGGGCTGTTCCTGCTCGGGCTCGGCTGGTCCTGCGCGACGGTCGCCGCCTCGACCGTGGTTGCCGATCGCACGCCGATCGCGTCGCGCACCGACGTCCAGGGCACCTCCGACATGGCGATGTCGCTGACCGCCGCGGGCGGCGGTGCGCTCGCCGGCGTCATCGTCGGCGGACCCGGCTACGGCGCGCTCGCGCTCTTCGGTTCGCTGCTCGCCGCGGTGGTCGTGGTGGCGGGGCGACTCACCCGCGTGTCGCAGTCGTCATCGAACACGTGTTCGGGCTAG
- the recA gene encoding recombinase RecA, which produces MAGADREKALDAALAQVEKQFGKGSVMRLGDETRAPLEVIPTGSIALDVALGLGGLPRGRVVEIYGPESSGKTTVALHAVASAQAAGGIVAFIDAEHALDPDYAKNLGVDTDALLVSQPDSGEQALEIADMLIRSGALSLIVIDSVAALVPRAEIEGEMGDSHVGLQARLMSQALRKMTGALNNSGTTAIFINQLREKIGVMFGSPETTTGGRALKFYSSVRLDVRRIETLKDGTDMVGNRTRVKVVKNKVAPPFKQAEFDIMYGKGISREGGLIDVGVEAGIIRKAGAWYTYEGDQLGQGKENSRNFLKDNPDLANEIEKLILEKLGVTPAVDKPADDLSDEPIGVNDF; this is translated from the coding sequence ATGGCTGGAGCAGACCGCGAGAAGGCCCTCGACGCCGCGCTCGCACAGGTGGAGAAGCAGTTCGGCAAGGGCTCGGTCATGCGACTGGGCGACGAGACGCGTGCCCCGCTCGAGGTGATCCCCACGGGGTCGATCGCCCTCGACGTGGCCCTCGGCCTCGGTGGTCTCCCGCGCGGTCGCGTGGTCGAGATCTACGGTCCGGAGTCCTCCGGAAAGACGACGGTCGCCCTCCACGCGGTGGCCAGCGCCCAGGCGGCCGGCGGCATCGTTGCCTTCATCGATGCCGAGCACGCGCTCGACCCCGACTACGCGAAGAACCTCGGTGTCGACACCGACGCGCTCCTGGTCTCCCAGCCCGATTCCGGTGAGCAGGCGCTCGAGATCGCCGACATGCTGATCCGCTCGGGCGCGCTCTCCCTGATCGTCATCGACTCCGTCGCCGCGCTCGTGCCCCGCGCCGAGATCGAGGGCGAGATGGGTGACAGCCACGTCGGCCTCCAGGCCCGGCTGATGAGCCAGGCGCTGCGCAAGATGACCGGTGCGCTCAACAACTCCGGCACCACCGCCATCTTCATCAACCAGTTGCGCGAGAAGATCGGCGTCATGTTCGGCTCGCCCGAGACCACGACCGGTGGTCGCGCGCTGAAGTTCTACTCCTCGGTCCGCCTCGACGTGCGTCGCATCGAGACGCTCAAGGACGGCACCGACATGGTCGGCAACCGCACCCGCGTCAAGGTCGTCAAGAACAAGGTGGCCCCGCCGTTCAAGCAGGCCGAGTTCGACATCATGTACGGCAAGGGCATCTCCCGCGAGGGTGGCCTGATCGACGTCGGCGTCGAGGCGGGCATCATCCGCAAGGCCGGCGCCTGGTACACCTACGAGGGCGACCAGCTCGGCCAGGGCAAGGAGAACTCGCGCAACTTCCTCAAGGACAACCCCGACCTCGCCAACGAGATCGAGAAGCTGATCCTCGAGAAGCTCGGCGTCACGCCGGCCGTCGACAAGCCCGCCGACGACCTCAGCGACGAGCCCATCGGGGTCAACGACTTCTGA
- a CDS encoding regulatory protein RecX: MTGESRPAPDWVGDVGLGVQAWVGETPPTPDEPRRSRGTKKKRPRRTWEEREAARVARQEAAAAEVEADPEAVARKILLDTLTGQARTRQELADKLAKRGVPDDLAAGLLDRFTEVGLIDDAAFARQWVESRHRSRGLAPMALKQELRRKGVADDDVAEALEQIDETDQREAARALVERKMRTMRGLDPQVATRRLAGLLARKGYSSAIAFSVVREALSDAAGGDEGLVTDDMAPPDD, translated from the coding sequence ATGACCGGCGAGAGTCGCCCGGCCCCCGACTGGGTCGGCGACGTCGGCCTCGGTGTCCAGGCGTGGGTGGGTGAGACGCCACCCACGCCGGACGAGCCGCGGAGGTCGCGCGGGACGAAGAAGAAGCGTCCCCGCAGGACCTGGGAGGAGCGCGAGGCCGCCCGCGTCGCCCGCCAGGAGGCTGCCGCCGCGGAGGTCGAGGCCGACCCCGAGGCGGTCGCCCGCAAGATCCTGCTCGACACGCTGACGGGCCAGGCGCGCACCCGCCAGGAGCTCGCCGACAAGCTGGCCAAGCGGGGCGTCCCCGACGACCTGGCGGCCGGTCTCCTCGACCGGTTCACCGAGGTCGGCCTGATCGACGACGCGGCGTTCGCCCGGCAGTGGGTGGAGAGCCGGCACCGCAGCCGCGGGCTGGCGCCGATGGCGCTCAAGCAGGAGCTGCGGCGCAAGGGCGTGGCCGACGACGACGTCGCCGAGGCGCTCGAGCAGATCGACGAGACCGACCAGCGCGAGGCGGCCCGGGCCCTCGTCGAGCGCAAGATGCGCACGATGCGCGGCCTCGACCCGCAGGTGGCCACCCGCCGCCTGGCCGGCCTGCTGGCCCGCAAGGGCTACTCGTCGGCCATCGCCTTCTCGGTCGTGCGCGAGGCCCTGTCCGACGCAGCCGGGGGTGACGAGGGTCTCGTGACCGACGACATGGCGCCACCGGACGACTGA
- a CDS encoding phosphoribosyltransferase: MSNEREVLSYELFGTATRELAQQVADSGYEPDMVLSIARGGLALGMGLGYALGVKNLSVLNVEFYTGVDERLEVPIMLPPTPAAVDLSGLKVLIADDVADTGRTLELVHEFCEGHVAEARTVVIYDKPHSVIKPDYAWRETDLWIDFPWSALPPVVGKGLAH; the protein is encoded by the coding sequence GTGAGCAACGAGCGCGAGGTCCTCTCCTACGAGCTGTTCGGCACCGCCACCCGCGAGCTGGCGCAGCAGGTGGCCGACTCGGGCTACGAGCCCGACATGGTCCTGTCCATCGCCCGCGGCGGACTCGCCCTCGGGATGGGGCTCGGCTACGCGCTCGGCGTGAAGAACCTGTCGGTGCTCAACGTCGAGTTCTACACCGGCGTCGACGAGCGCCTCGAGGTGCCGATCATGCTGCCGCCGACCCCGGCCGCGGTCGACCTGTCCGGGTTGAAGGTGCTGATCGCCGACGACGTCGCCGACACCGGCCGCACGCTCGAGCTGGTCCACGAGTTCTGCGAGGGCCACGTCGCCGAGGCCCGCACCGTCGTCATCTACGACAAGCCGCACTCGGTCATCAAGCCCGACTACGCCTGGCGCGAGACCGACCTCTGGATCGACTTCCCGTGGTCGGCGCTGCCGCCGGTCGTGGGCAAGGGGCTTGCGCACTGA